From Primulina tabacum isolate GXHZ01 chromosome 2, ASM2559414v2, whole genome shotgun sequence, one genomic window encodes:
- the LOC142525272 gene encoding interactor of constitutive active ROPs 3-like: protein MQTPKARTNSSGGPLRTCPRSSSTEVPQKNSSPQAELSQKTSPRVVRQLKSTPRYSDHTASSSNLGSRAPKEGSPKDLDRKSLTSPISEIKHRPGKVFDLETQISKLENDLKTVKDQLCSTEALKKQARKDAEESNRKLLELSSKLEESQKQLLEESASEEVHKLVLQELLEGRDEEFQSQLKAIQEQHSHDLSLLALALNEIEKLKVELENLTVSEATLIKNSESAQSDLCVVKENLAETLLLVEDMKNQLRESKESEAQAQELVGGTLTQLETAKKMVEALRSDGLKNMEAYDAIASELVESRARVKYLEELVSKLKDDISSKGSHESTETELISMKVEVEQLKSALEASETRYSDEQVRSTEQTRKTFELVQLIKSTSCQREAELEMELRKSRYEIEELKANLMDKETELQGICEENEGLTIKLENTVSGQMEHELKQELNKSKADIESLKSLLMNEEMEWKKLSEENEKLKLEIKKTGNGIVSDEIVSDLDAAGMSEREALTKIGYMTEEIDKSNRKAARVAEQLEAAQAANAEMETELRRLKVQSDQWRKAAEAAAAMLSTGNNGQIKQRTGSMDSHFSPRTGKLGSTYADDLDEELVKKKNANMITRLWKKQQK, encoded by the exons ATGCAGACTCCTAAAGCAAG AACCAATTCTTCTGGAGGGCCTCTAAGGACTTGTCCCCGCTCTTCTTCAACCGAGGTGCCTCAGAAAAACTCGAGCCCTCAAGCTGAATTATCTCAAAAAACTTCACCTCGAGTCGTTCGTCAGCTCAAGTCAACTCCACGATATTCAGACCACACTGCATCGTCTTCCAACTTAGGTAGTAGAGCACCTAAGGAGGGAAGTCCTAAAGATTTGGATCGCAAGTCACTTACAAGCCCGATATCTGAA ATTAAGCACCGCCCTGGTAAAGTTTTCGATCTGGAGACTCAGATTTCTAAGCTGGAGAATGATCTGAAAACTGTTAAGGATCAATTATGCTCTACAGAAGCATTAAAGAAACAAGCCCGGAAAGACGCGGAGGAATCAAACCGAAAGCTCTTGGAGCTGTCTTCAAAGCTTGAAGAATCTCAAAAGCAACTTCTGGAGGAGTCAGCTTCCGAGGAAGTTCACAAATTAGTGCTCCAGGAGTTGTTGGAAGGACGTGATGAAGAATTTCAATCTCAACTCAAGGCTATCCAGGAACAGCACTCCCATGATTTATCCTTGTTAGCTTTGGCCTTGAATGAGATCGAAAAACTCAAGGTTGAGCTTGAAAATTTGACTGTCTCTGAAGCTACACTGATAAAAAATTCAGAATCAGCACAAAGTGATCTCTGCGTGGTGAAAGAAAACTTGGCGGAAACTCTCTTACTCGTGGAAGACATGAAGAACCAGTTAAGAGAAAGCAAAGAATCTGAGGCTCAGGCGCAAGAACTCGTTGGAGGAACTCTGACACAACTTGAAACAGCCAAAAAGATGGTGGAGGCACTTAGGTCTGATGGATTGAAAAATATGGAAGCATATGATGCTATAGCTTCTGAGCTGGTGGAATCAAGGGCTCGTGTTAAATATTTGGAAGAGCTTGTAAGCAAACTTAAGGATGATATTAGCAGCAAAGGCTCTCACGAGTCCACTGAAACAGAGCTTATATCAATGAAAGTCGAAGTGGAACAATTAAAATCGGCTTTAGAAGCATCTGAGACTAGATACAGTGATGAACAAGTTCGAAGCACGGAACAGACGAGAAAGACTTTTGAACTGGTGCAGCTGATAAAATCGACATCTTGTCAGAGAGAAGCCGAGCTCGAGATGGAGCTGAGGAAATCAAGATACGAAATTGAAGAGTTGAAAGCCAACCTGATGGATAAAGAGACTGAATTGCAAGGTATCTGTGAGGAGAACGAGGGACTGACGATAAAACTTGAAAATACAGTGTCGGGCCAGATGGAACATGAATTGAAACAAGAACTCAACAAATCAAAGGCAGACATAGAAAGTTTGAAGTCCCTTTTGATGAATGAAGAGATGGAGTGGAAAAAATTATCAGAAGAGAACGAAAAGTTGAAACTTGAAATCAAGAAAACTGGCAACGGTATAGTTAGTGACGAAATTGTTTCAGATCTAGATGCTGCAGGGATGTCAGAAAGGGAAGCTCTAACGAAAATTGGGTACATGACTGAAGAAATTGATAAGAGTAACAGAAAGGCTGCGCGAGTGGCTGAGCAGCTGGAAGCAGCACAAGCAGCGAATGCAGAAATGGAAACCGAGTTACGAAGGCTAAAAGTGCAGTCAGATCAATGGCGAAAGGCTGCAGAGGCTGCGGCGGCAATGCTTTCAACTGGAAATAATGGCCAAATCAAGCAGAGAACTGGATCAATGGACAGCCACTTCAGCCCTCGAACGGGAAAGTTAGGTTCAACTTATGCAGATGATCTCGATGAAGAGTTAGTTAAGAAGAAAAACGCAAACATGATAACGAGGTTGTGGAAGAAGCAGCAGAAATAG
- the LOC142525262 gene encoding CASP-like protein 5A2, translating into MNLSQGAVHPVEAPQPQTEGAANAPHHRARMKDLQGMPGTVGGLVLRVSQLLSAVVALSVMATTSDFSSASAFRYLVAAVGLQSAWSFVLAIVDAYALLAGRRLQNSRILSLFAVGDGITSSVTFASACASAGVTVLISNDLGACRKNHCAEFETATAMAFLSWFGALPSFLLNFWTLASK; encoded by the exons ATGAATCTCAGCCAGGGGGCGGTGCACCCTGTGGAGGCGCCGCAGCCGCAGACGGAGGGTGCAGCTAACGCGCCTCATCACCGTGCGAGGATGAAGGATCTCCAAGGCATGCCGGGGACAGTGGGGGGCCTTGTTTTGCGTGTTTCTCAGCTTTTGTCTGCAGTTGTAGCACTTTCGGTCATGGCCACCACGAGTGACTTCTCTTCTGCCTCGGCGTTCCG CTACCTCGTTGCTGCTGTTGGTTTGCAGAGCGCGTGGAGCTTTGTATTAGCAATTGTTGATGCCTATGCACTTCTTGCTGGACGCCGATTACAGAATTCCCGAATTTTGAGTTTATTTGCAGTTGGAGATGGT ATAACTTCGTCCGTCACATTTGCTTCAGCCTGTGCATCTGCTGGAGTCACTGTTCTAATCAGCAACGATCTTGGGGCGTGTCGTAAGAATCATTGTGCAGAATTTGAAACTGCTACAGCAATGGCGTTCCTTAGCTGGTTTGGTGCATTACCGTCTTTTTTGTTAAATTTCTGGACCTTGGCATCAAAATGA